A single region of the Parasphingorhabdus litoris DSM 22379 genome encodes:
- a CDS encoding alpha/beta hydrolase → MSEVAMKNLEIGLLGGLSVRHAGHPVKLPASRKARAMLAFLMLTGKPQHRERLCDLFWEGPDDPRGALRSAIWKLRRLLNDPEAERIVADREWVRFEPVSTKVDYLNLTERAKRDEALAGQEFSDVRAALDQPLLAGLDLPDHPEYQAWLTAMRDEAETLRARLLPDLSARTGTPLDKPSQLHLARQQIGFADARDGTRIAWARIGSGPPLLKAANWLNHLELDWDSEVWSPLFQELARDHCLIRYDERGNGMSDWEVDNLGFDAFVTDLEGVVKQSGVAQFPLLGISQGAAVAIEYAARNPDRVSHLILWGGYAAGWRADEESAESRAEREALITLVANGWGRDDSSYRNLFSRALIPGATDAERTAFDEFQRKTVSPTNAARFLETFADIDVRNRLSAIQCPTLVMHARGDQRVPVAKGAELASRISGAEFVTLPTDNHLLLGREHSSELFVAHVRQFLSSDTGS, encoded by the coding sequence GTGAGTGAAGTAGCTATGAAAAATTTGGAAATTGGCCTGCTGGGCGGCTTGTCTGTTCGCCATGCGGGGCATCCGGTGAAACTACCCGCGTCGCGTAAAGCACGCGCCATGCTCGCGTTTTTGATGCTAACCGGTAAGCCGCAGCATCGCGAAAGACTCTGTGATCTGTTCTGGGAAGGTCCCGATGATCCGCGTGGTGCGCTGCGATCCGCGATCTGGAAACTGCGCCGGCTGCTTAACGATCCGGAGGCCGAACGGATTGTTGCAGACCGGGAATGGGTGCGCTTTGAACCGGTTTCGACAAAGGTTGATTATTTAAACCTGACAGAACGTGCAAAGCGCGACGAAGCCCTGGCCGGACAGGAATTTTCCGATGTCCGCGCAGCGCTCGACCAGCCCTTGCTCGCTGGGCTCGACCTGCCGGATCATCCAGAATATCAGGCATGGCTTACCGCGATGCGCGATGAAGCAGAAACGTTGCGGGCGCGCTTGCTACCCGATTTGAGTGCACGAACCGGAACCCCGCTGGACAAACCGAGCCAGCTTCATCTGGCCCGCCAACAGATTGGATTTGCTGACGCAAGAGATGGAACGCGCATTGCCTGGGCGCGGATTGGAAGCGGACCGCCATTGCTGAAAGCAGCCAATTGGCTCAATCATCTCGAACTGGATTGGGATAGCGAAGTCTGGTCACCACTCTTTCAGGAGCTGGCCCGCGATCATTGCCTTATTCGCTACGATGAGCGCGGCAATGGCATGTCTGATTGGGAAGTCGACAATCTCGGCTTTGATGCTTTTGTAACGGATCTGGAAGGCGTCGTGAAGCAAAGCGGTGTCGCTCAATTCCCCTTATTGGGTATCTCGCAAGGCGCGGCTGTGGCGATTGAATATGCCGCGCGCAATCCGGATCGGGTCAGTCATCTCATTCTGTGGGGCGGATATGCGGCGGGATGGCGTGCGGATGAAGAGAGCGCTGAATCAAGGGCGGAGCGGGAGGCGCTAATCACGCTGGTAGCTAATGGCTGGGGGCGAGATGATTCCAGCTACCGTAACCTGTTTTCGCGCGCTTTAATCCCCGGTGCAACCGATGCCGAACGCACAGCCTTTGACGAATTTCAGAGAAAAACCGTATCGCCAACCAACGCCGCGCGATTTCTCGAAACCTTTGCCGATATTGATGTCCGCAATCGCTTGAGCGCCATACAATGTCCCACATTGGTCATGCATGCGCGCGGCGATCAACGGGTTCCGGTTGCCAAGGGTGCCGAACTGGCCAGCCGGATTAGCGGTGCTGAATTTGTGACGCTGCCAACGGACAATCATCTTCTGCTCGGCCGGGAACATAGCTCTGAACTATTTGTCGCGCATGTAAGGCAATTTCTGTCGAGTGATACGGGCAGCTAA
- a CDS encoding transporter, whose amino-acid sequence MTRHRLTPITALIVLPVATLYGGGATAATKGETKNDQIRPAPALTATEAEAETARILARLKAVRSPVLQQKEESKKLPMTLAVAPTKQPPAAQPLVPEHPAEKVQDKRPPAREMATTQPPAKKQTSKVTDQDTSNITAALQAIQSELSEQKKLIASQNALIQSQSDKIKQLELHNQLVRAAAPVESPFALSQIRGAGIQRSQVETAAVQIGTTPDDELTMPEGPVGEAPPEANNIEQKVEAVPEGQGVLTPRGQFVLDPSIEYTRSSTNRLVFRGIELIPGIQIGAIEASDADRDTIVGTFAMRYGLTNRLEIEGRVPLLYRKDRIQVVQQRDEQITREVGLEETGIGDAEISLRYQLNRPKPQSPIWVAGLRVKTDTGTSPYEIPFDEFGVATGLATGSGFWGVQPSISFLLPSDPVVIYGGTGYLWNIERDIDRVVGDVFVGKVDPGDAINASVGFGFALNPRFSFSLGYRHNYIFSTKTELGDTLQESNDIQVGSLNFGMSYRLSEKQSMNLGFQFGVTEDAPDVSIVARIPFRF is encoded by the coding sequence ATGACTAGACATCGTTTAACCCCCATAACCGCCTTGATCGTTCTTCCTGTCGCAACGCTATATGGCGGTGGAGCAACAGCAGCCACAAAGGGCGAAACAAAAAATGACCAAATCCGCCCTGCTCCTGCATTGACCGCAACGGAAGCAGAAGCCGAAACCGCGCGAATCTTGGCTCGGCTCAAGGCCGTCCGTTCACCGGTTCTGCAACAGAAGGAGGAATCGAAAAAGCTACCTATGACATTGGCGGTTGCGCCGACCAAACAACCGCCGGCAGCTCAGCCTCTTGTCCCAGAACACCCAGCCGAAAAAGTACAGGATAAACGACCACCGGCACGCGAAATGGCAACAACGCAACCACCAGCCAAAAAGCAGACATCAAAAGTAACAGATCAAGACACAAGCAATATCACCGCAGCGTTGCAGGCTATTCAATCCGAACTATCGGAGCAGAAGAAGCTGATCGCCAGTCAGAATGCCTTGATCCAATCGCAAAGCGACAAGATCAAACAGCTTGAGCTGCACAATCAACTCGTCCGTGCGGCCGCTCCGGTTGAAAGTCCATTTGCGCTGTCGCAAATACGGGGCGCAGGCATTCAGCGCAGCCAGGTAGAAACGGCGGCTGTACAAATTGGTACAACCCCAGATGATGAATTGACCATGCCGGAAGGGCCCGTTGGCGAAGCGCCGCCGGAAGCCAATAACATCGAACAGAAAGTCGAAGCGGTGCCCGAAGGACAGGGTGTGCTAACACCGCGGGGGCAGTTTGTCCTTGACCCTTCTATTGAATATACGCGTTCATCGACAAATCGCCTGGTTTTCCGGGGCATAGAACTGATCCCCGGCATTCAGATTGGTGCAATTGAAGCAAGTGATGCCGACCGCGATACAATCGTCGGAACATTTGCGATGCGCTATGGCCTGACCAACCGTTTGGAGATTGAAGGCCGTGTTCCCCTGCTCTACCGCAAGGACCGGATTCAGGTTGTTCAACAGCGCGACGAACAAATTACCCGCGAGGTTGGTCTGGAAGAAACCGGTATCGGCGACGCGGAAATATCGTTGCGCTATCAGCTAAACCGGCCCAAACCACAAAGCCCGATCTGGGTCGCGGGTCTGCGCGTCAAAACCGATACCGGTACCAGTCCCTATGAGATCCCGTTTGACGAGTTTGGCGTTGCCACCGGGCTGGCAACCGGTTCCGGCTTCTGGGGTGTCCAACCGAGCATCAGCTTCCTGCTGCCCTCTGATCCCGTCGTAATCTATGGTGGTACCGGCTATTTGTGGAATATCGAACGCGACATTGACAGAGTTGTCGGCGATGTGTTTGTCGGCAAGGTCGACCCTGGTGATGCGATCAACGCAAGCGTCGGCTTTGGCTTTGCGCTCAACCCGCGCTTCTCCTTTTCGCTCGGCTATCGCCACAACTATATATTCTCTACCAAAACTGAGCTTGGCGACACATTGCAGGAGAGCAATGACATTCAGGTCGGATCGCTGAACTTTGGCATGTCATACCGCCTCAGTGAAAAACAGTCGATGAATCTCGGCTTCCAGTTCGGAGTGACCGAGGATGCGCCAGATGTCAGTATTGTCGCCAGGATCCCATTCCGCTTTTGA
- a CDS encoding helix-turn-helix domain-containing protein, which produces MQSLLTAPTMMEGLHSNLRSTTLRFRAGQLIFDEGQKATRWYEVVQGTVRTCRFHMDGHRHLTGFFFSGDVFGADHGTYGTAAEAVTDVVVRCYRVGDITDDSTPKPQLDEAVSILFRAMSTAQRYLFIIGHRTATEKLAAFLLCLKQQANDDPNIFVPMSRSDIADFLGLTVHTVSRTFTDLARRGLIEVNGRDSVLIINNAGLCRLAGEYQDSLTADPESDIHPAAELCLGELSAA; this is translated from the coding sequence ATGCAATCGCTACTAACCGCCCCAACCATGATGGAGGGGCTTCATTCGAACCTGCGCTCGACCACATTAAGGTTTCGTGCGGGCCAACTAATATTTGACGAAGGACAAAAAGCCACACGCTGGTATGAAGTCGTGCAGGGTACTGTTCGCACATGCCGCTTTCATATGGATGGCCATCGCCATCTGACTGGTTTTTTCTTCAGCGGCGACGTTTTCGGAGCCGACCATGGTACCTATGGTACAGCAGCAGAAGCGGTCACGGATGTGGTTGTGCGCTGTTACCGGGTCGGCGATATCACCGATGATTCCACGCCAAAGCCACAATTGGACGAGGCGGTTTCGATCTTGTTTCGCGCAATGTCGACGGCGCAGCGCTATTTGTTCATCATAGGGCATAGGACGGCCACCGAAAAACTGGCTGCTTTCCTGCTTTGCCTGAAACAGCAGGCCAATGATGATCCCAACATCTTCGTTCCGATGTCGCGGAGTGACATAGCCGATTTCCTTGGCCTTACGGTGCACACGGTTAGCAGGACATTCACAGACCTTGCCCGCCGCGGACTGATAGAGGTCAACGGTCGCGACTCTGTCCTGATCATCAACAATGCCGGTCTGTGCCGCCTTGCTGGCGAGTATCAGGATAGCCTCACAGCCGATCCAGAATCCGACATTCACCCAGCAGCAGAACTTTGCCTTGGCGAACTATCCGCCGCTTAG
- a CDS encoding helix-turn-helix domain-containing protein — MLQQKSLASGPVLTLREHEILEFIAQGLSTKEVAQRIDIAPRTVDRHVENVRLKLRAKNRTHMVACAVMEGLLQVDGYDREEVVDTDMA, encoded by the coding sequence ATGTTACAGCAAAAGAGTTTGGCCAGCGGTCCTGTGCTCACGCTGAGAGAGCATGAGATACTTGAGTTTATCGCCCAGGGGCTATCAACAAAAGAAGTGGCACAGCGTATCGATATTGCGCCGCGCACAGTCGATCGCCACGTTGAAAATGTTCGCCTCAAGCTACGCGCAAAAAACCGTACTCACATGGTTGCTTGCGCCGTGATGGAGGGTTTGCTCCAGGTGGATGGCTATGATCGAGAAGAAGTGGTGGACACTGACATGGCCTGA
- a CDS encoding serine hydrolase domain-containing protein: MAANIDGTTSTKFQRVKEEFARNFAERGEVGASVCVSVNGETVVDLWGGVADPATNTAWERDTISIVFSCTKAATALCAHILIDRGLLKLHAPVSDYWPEFAKNGKETTTVQMMLNHESAVPALREPVKPGGYLDWDYMVKRLEDEEAFWEPGTRNGYHMVSFGWTVGELVRRVSGKSLGQFFQDEVAGPLRADFWIGLPDYVTHPIAPVIMATPDPTAEMSPFTKKLLTDPQSIQALSFLNSGGWNQNDPVAHKAEIGGAGGLSNARGQVAMYEPLALGGSHKGVRLVSPERLTDMARVSTATQIDATLLAPTRFASGFMKSMDNRAHPCGDQMSAIIGDAAFGHVGAGGSIGFADPEYGLAFSYTMNQMGMGLLLNDRGQSLVDATYAILRA, encoded by the coding sequence ATGGCGGCAAATATCGACGGTACCACTTCAACAAAATTCCAGCGTGTCAAAGAGGAGTTTGCTCGCAACTTTGCGGAACGTGGCGAAGTCGGTGCTTCGGTTTGTGTCAGCGTTAACGGCGAGACCGTTGTTGACCTGTGGGGCGGTGTTGCCGACCCGGCGACAAATACAGCCTGGGAGCGTGACACGATTTCGATCGTCTTCTCATGCACCAAGGCGGCAACGGCATTATGCGCCCATATATTGATCGATCGCGGCCTGTTGAAGCTCCATGCGCCGGTTTCCGACTATTGGCCTGAATTTGCCAAAAATGGCAAAGAGACAACCACCGTCCAAATGATGCTTAATCATGAAAGTGCCGTTCCTGCGCTGCGCGAGCCGGTTAAGCCGGGCGGCTATCTCGACTGGGACTATATGGTCAAACGGCTCGAGGATGAAGAGGCTTTCTGGGAACCAGGAACCCGCAATGGCTATCACATGGTGAGTTTTGGTTGGACCGTCGGAGAACTGGTACGCCGCGTATCTGGCAAGTCATTGGGTCAGTTTTTCCAGGATGAAGTGGCTGGGCCGCTGCGCGCTGATTTCTGGATCGGATTGCCTGACTATGTCACGCATCCTATCGCGCCGGTAATCATGGCAACACCGGACCCCACCGCAGAGATGAGTCCGTTCACCAAAAAACTGCTTACCGATCCGCAATCCATTCAAGCGCTTTCTTTCCTCAATAGCGGCGGCTGGAATCAAAATGATCCTGTGGCTCACAAAGCCGAAATTGGCGGCGCAGGCGGTCTGTCCAATGCGCGCGGTCAGGTGGCGATGTATGAACCATTGGCACTTGGCGGATCGCACAAGGGGGTCCGGCTGGTATCGCCGGAACGGTTGACAGATATGGCCCGAGTCTCAACGGCGACACAGATTGACGCCACTTTGCTCGCGCCGACCCGTTTCGCATCAGGCTTTATGAAGTCCATGGATAACCGGGCACACCCATGTGGTGATCAAATGTCTGCCATAATTGGTGATGCGGCCTTTGGGCATGTCGGCGCCGGCGGATCTATCGGTTTTGCCGACCCCGAATATGGTCTCGCATTTAGCTACACCATGAACCAAATGGGCATGGGGTTGCTGCTCAATGATCGCGGGCAATCCTTGGTCGATGCCACTTATGCCATCTTGCGCGCATAA
- the sciP gene encoding CtrA inhibitor SciP: MIENQSPRPAIVIGPLGEAMTKNDLPSPSTTRWVVRRKAEVVAAVNGGMLTTDEACDRYSLSLEEFISWQQAIERAGMPGLRVTHLQDHRDHYQKA, from the coding sequence ATGATCGAGAACCAAAGTCCCAGACCCGCCATCGTCATTGGTCCTTTAGGCGAAGCCATGACCAAAAATGATTTACCCTCACCATCCACCACACGCTGGGTCGTGCGGCGAAAAGCCGAAGTTGTTGCGGCCGTCAATGGCGGCATGCTGACAACCGATGAAGCTTGTGATCGCTATAGTCTGTCGCTTGAAGAATTTATCTCCTGGCAACAGGCAATTGAACGCGCCGGCATGCCCGGTTTGCGTGTAACCCACTTGCAAGACCATCGCGATCACTATCAGAAAGCCTGA
- a CDS encoding Lrp/AsnC family transcriptional regulator: MIDIDNIGRNILHELEQDGRLSNIDLAAKVGLSPSACLRRVQDMERKGLIKGYRAVLNPAVRGAAITIFVMVGLSEHLKKDALAFEQAVACAPEVRECHNITGSVEYLLRVEVADLAAYKAFHADVLGTLSQVSSITSHICLGSPTDKRA, from the coding sequence ATGATCGATATAGATAATATAGGCCGCAATATATTGCATGAGCTTGAGCAAGACGGTCGATTGAGCAATATCGACCTTGCGGCAAAGGTCGGACTGTCGCCCTCAGCCTGCCTGAGGCGCGTTCAAGACATGGAACGCAAGGGTCTGATCAAAGGCTATCGCGCGGTTCTCAACCCGGCCGTTCGCGGCGCAGCTATTACCATTTTCGTGATGGTCGGGCTGTCCGAACATCTCAAGAAGGATGCCCTGGCTTTTGAACAGGCGGTGGCCTGCGCACCAGAGGTTCGGGAATGCCACAATATAACGGGATCAGTCGAATATCTGCTGCGTGTGGAGGTTGCCGACCTTGCAGCCTATAAAGCCTTTCACGCGGATGTCCTGGGAACCTTGTCGCAGGTCAGCAGCATCACCTCTCATATTTGCTTGGGTTCACCAACCGACAAAAGAGCATGA
- a CDS encoding indoleamine 2,3-dioxygenase: MAAFHLNQYDISKERGFLSSFDPESIALPQEMQVVRDTAMALPKTIPSGELRRHIEKLPRLDLTDFCASSSLGERRVAMVHYSFLVQSYIWGEPEPPKHLPQCLAVPIWQLGKAIEQPPLLTYSSYVLDNWGLIDPAGPIDLSNIHMLQPFLGGQDEAWFVLIHVAIEARAGEMLAAIPALVQACRDQDIPALESGLSAMSTVWDDMNDIFDRMPERCDPYIYFHRVRPWIHGWKDNPALSSGLIYEGVEETDGKPQVFRGQTGSQSSIVPAMDAFLGIDHAGDPLRTYLDELHIYRPPEHRQYIDDIRANSVLRTFIQSAESPALTALYNECVQNLTRFRTRHLEYAASYINKQSKGGAGNTSDVGTGGTPFMKYLKKHRDEAAAHML, from the coding sequence GTGGCGGCTTTCCATCTCAATCAATATGATATTTCCAAGGAACGCGGTTTCCTCTCCTCTTTTGATCCCGAAAGCATCGCGCTGCCTCAAGAAATGCAAGTCGTTCGCGATACTGCGATGGCCTTGCCGAAAACAATTCCATCCGGGGAATTGCGCCGCCATATAGAAAAGCTACCACGCCTGGATCTGACAGATTTTTGCGCTTCGTCGAGCCTGGGGGAACGGCGTGTTGCGATGGTGCATTATTCTTTCCTGGTACAGTCTTATATCTGGGGTGAGCCAGAGCCACCGAAACATTTGCCACAATGTCTAGCCGTGCCGATCTGGCAATTGGGTAAAGCCATAGAGCAGCCTCCGTTGCTGACTTATTCCAGCTATGTGCTGGACAATTGGGGACTGATCGATCCGGCGGGCCCGATCGACCTTTCCAATATTCACATGCTGCAGCCGTTTCTGGGCGGGCAAGATGAAGCCTGGTTCGTACTGATCCACGTGGCGATCGAAGCCCGCGCTGGCGAGATGCTGGCTGCTATCCCCGCACTGGTGCAGGCATGCCGCGATCAGGATATTCCAGCGCTCGAATCAGGCTTGTCCGCCATGTCGACCGTCTGGGATGATATGAATGACATTTTTGACAGAATGCCAGAGCGTTGTGATCCTTATATCTATTTTCATCGCGTCCGGCCGTGGATCCATGGCTGGAAGGACAATCCTGCCCTGTCATCCGGCCTGATCTATGAAGGTGTCGAAGAAACCGATGGCAAGCCGCAAGTGTTTCGTGGCCAAACGGGATCCCAATCCTCTATCGTTCCGGCGATGGATGCTTTTTTGGGTATCGATCATGCGGGCGATCCCCTGCGCACCTATCTTGATGAGCTGCATATCTATCGTCCGCCGGAACATCGTCAGTATATCGATGACATTCGGGCAAATAGTGTCTTGCGGACCTTCATCCAATCGGCGGAATCTCCTGCATTGACGGCGCTTTATAATGAATGCGTGCAAAATCTGACGCGGTTCCGGACGCGGCATCTGGAATATGCTGCCAGCTACATCAACAAACAGTCAAAAGGCGGCGCGGGCAACACATCCGACGTTGGAACTGGTGGTACTCCGTTCATGAAATATCTTAAAAAGCATCGCGACGAAGCGGCTGCCCATATGCTCTAA
- a CDS encoding NRDE family protein, producing MCIVAFAWQAHPRWKLIAIGNRDEMHARPAQPLARWDDPAHLLAGRDTKAGGTWLGVSEQGRLAIVTNLSGYGLPDSEKHSRGDLLRSFLSGEGPYADFSDRQLPDFNPFNLITVEGEKAAIHSNRPDPVSLALTPGLYGLSNGPLDNPWPKSGVLGNSLKSWIENGSENPELLLDALMDQTTHFPPEESENYKGENFADYPQYSPIFIRNPVYGTRCSTVVAIDHSGNGSIVERRFASSGAETGQTALSFSWPI from the coding sequence ATGTGTATCGTCGCCTTTGCCTGGCAAGCCCATCCGCGTTGGAAACTCATAGCCATTGGTAACCGTGACGAGATGCATGCGCGGCCGGCACAGCCACTGGCCCGTTGGGATGATCCAGCACATTTGCTGGCCGGACGCGACACCAAGGCCGGTGGCACTTGGCTGGGTGTATCCGAGCAGGGTCGTCTGGCGATCGTGACCAATTTAAGCGGATATGGCCTACCCGACAGTGAGAAACATTCTCGCGGCGATCTTTTGCGAAGCTTTCTGTCTGGTGAAGGTCCCTATGCCGATTTTTCAGATCGCCAGCTCCCGGATTTCAATCCGTTTAACCTGATCACTGTCGAAGGGGAAAAGGCGGCCATCCATTCCAACCGTCCCGATCCGGTCAGCCTTGCCTTGACGCCCGGATTATACGGCCTGTCCAACGGACCATTGGACAACCCATGGCCGAAATCCGGCGTGCTTGGGAATTCCCTGAAAAGCTGGATAGAAAACGGATCAGAAAATCCCGAGCTATTGCTGGACGCTCTGATGGATCAGACTACTCACTTCCCTCCGGAGGAGAGTGAAAATTACAAGGGCGAGAATTTCGCTGACTATCCGCAATATTCGCCCATATTCATCCGCAACCCCGTTTACGGAACGCGGTGCAGTACTGTGGTTGCGATCGATCATAGCGGCAACGGATCGATTGTCGAAAGGCGCTTTGCATCGTCAGGGGCGGAAACGGGGCAAACCGCCCTCTCCTTTTCCTGGCCGATCTAG
- a CDS encoding S24 family peptidase: MVQKIPALGDDPRANLERLIRENGDDFSSLSRMLGKNPAYIQQYIKRGTPKKLDEEDRRKLAEFYAIDEQLLGANIPAAPHMSSQRNQNMIRIRQLQLGASAGPGSLADDEAVQDSMAFGARWLKQIGTDPDKLSLIVVDGDSMDPTLCDGDDIMVDHSAAERPLRDGIYVLRMDDVLLVKRLALRPSGQLSIRSDNDRYPDWDDIDPSEVNIIGRVVWKGRRL; encoded by the coding sequence ATGGTTCAAAAAATTCCCGCACTGGGCGATGATCCGCGCGCCAATCTGGAACGGTTGATCCGCGAGAATGGTGATGATTTTTCATCACTGTCGCGCATGCTCGGCAAAAATCCGGCCTATATTCAGCAATATATAAAACGCGGGACGCCGAAAAAGCTCGATGAGGAAGACCGCCGGAAATTAGCGGAATTTTATGCGATCGATGAACAGTTGCTCGGTGCCAATATTCCCGCTGCGCCACATATGTCCTCTCAGAGGAACCAGAATATGATAAGGATCAGGCAGCTGCAGCTTGGTGCGTCGGCGGGCCCCGGATCCTTGGCAGATGACGAAGCGGTGCAGGACAGCATGGCTTTTGGTGCCAGGTGGTTGAAGCAAATCGGTACAGATCCTGACAAACTGTCGCTGATTGTCGTCGATGGCGACTCTATGGACCCGACATTATGTGATGGCGACGACATCATGGTCGATCATAGCGCGGCTGAGCGACCGCTGCGTGACGGCATATATGTTTTGCGTATGGATGATGTCCTGCTGGTTAAACGCCTAGCGTTGCGGCCATCCGGCCAATTGTCGATCCGCAGCGACAATGACCGTTATCCCGACTGGGACGACATTGATCCATCGGAGGTCAATATCATTGGCCGTGTGGTCTGGAAGGGACGGCGATTGTGA
- a CDS encoding TIGR04063 family PEP-CTERM/XrtA system glycosyltransferase has protein sequence MTRILHILDHSLPLHSGYCFRTRAIMKAQIASGLHVAGVTGVRQDQHGYEAKQSLEQADGLNFFRTLRDVSGPSPVREWREVSAFADRIAEVVQEWRPDVLHAHSPALNGLAALRVAQKTGLPLVYEIRAFWEDAAVGNGTGREGSPRYWLTRQLENHVVNGADAIAVICEGLKSDLVARGVAKEKITVSPNGVDMSLFGSPPAPDEKLRSEMALEGKSILGFIGSFYDYEGIDDLIAAMPMLQKSCPEAHLLLVGGGPMEKALKRQVAESAAVSAITFTGRVPHEDVERYYGLMDVMVYPRKSMRLTELVTPLKPLEAMAQGRIVAASDVGGHQELIEDGVTGTLFPAGSPEKMAQKLADLLKNRTNWPQTIDAARKFVEADRNWSSNILRYNPVYQRLIAHKSYQRAA, from the coding sequence ATGACGCGGATATTGCACATATTGGATCACAGCCTGCCGTTGCACAGCGGATATTGTTTCCGCACGCGGGCGATCATGAAGGCCCAGATTGCCAGCGGCCTGCACGTTGCCGGTGTGACCGGTGTTCGTCAGGATCAGCACGGATATGAGGCAAAACAATCGCTGGAACAGGCCGACGGGCTGAACTTTTTCCGGACCCTGCGCGATGTCAGCGGCCCCTCGCCGGTTCGTGAATGGCGCGAAGTATCAGCCTTTGCCGACCGGATTGCCGAAGTGGTGCAGGAATGGCGGCCCGATGTGCTGCACGCCCATTCGCCTGCGCTGAACGGACTGGCGGCGCTCAGAGTCGCACAGAAAACCGGCCTGCCATTGGTTTATGAAATTCGCGCTTTCTGGGAAGATGCCGCGGTTGGAAACGGGACAGGACGAGAGGGTAGCCCACGCTATTGGCTGACTCGGCAGCTGGAAAATCATGTCGTCAATGGCGCTGATGCCATCGCGGTGATTTGCGAAGGTCTGAAATCCGATCTGGTCGCGCGCGGTGTCGCGAAAGAGAAAATCACGGTGTCGCCCAACGGGGTCGATATGAGCCTGTTTGGCAGCCCCCCGGCTCCCGACGAAAAGCTGCGCTCGGAAATGGCGCTCGAAGGCAAATCGATACTCGGCTTTATTGGCAGCTTTTACGATTATGAAGGCATAGACGATCTGATCGCTGCCATGCCCATGCTGCAGAAATCCTGTCCGGAAGCGCATTTGTTGCTGGTCGGTGGCGGCCCGATGGAAAAGGCGTTGAAACGACAGGTTGCGGAATCGGCCGCTGTATCAGCGATCACCTTTACCGGGCGCGTGCCGCATGAAGATGTCGAACGCTATTATGGTTTGATGGATGTCATGGTCTATCCGCGCAAATCGATGCGGCTGACCGAGTTGGTCACGCCGCTCAAACCGCTTGAAGCGATGGCACAGGGCCGGATTGTTGCGGCTTCGGATGTCGGTGGGCATCAAGAGCTGATCGAGGACGGTGTTACAGGCACATTATTTCCGGCCGGATCACCGGAAAAAATGGCTCAAAAACTGGCCGATTTGCTGAAAAATCGTACCAATTGGCCGCAAACCATTGATGCTGCACGGAAATTTGTTGAGGCGGATCGTAACTGGTCGTCAAACATTTTGCGTTACAATCCTGTTTACCAAAGGTTGATCGCGCACAAATCCTATCAGCGCGCAGCCTGA